One window of Novosphingobium sp. 9U genomic DNA carries:
- a CDS encoding RluA family pseudouridine synthase, protein MSEAIITGATSAEGRLDKALADASGLSRERIKALLAEGCITVSGSVVSQPSLKIAQGTPFAIDVPQAAPAEAEAQDIPLVIAFEDEHLIVVDKPAGLVVHPAAGNLDGTLVNALLHHCHGQLSGIGGVARPGIVHRIDKDTSGLLVAAKTDVAHEGLARQFADHSIVRAYRAVVSGHPRSTAGRIEGAIARSSTNRKKMALVEDGRGKHAVTHYKVLERLKSAALVECRLETGRTHQVRVHMASIGHALLGDPTYGRTPSQLRPLLDRLQFQRQALHAAELGFVHPVKGETVHLVSQLPEDMVTLIRELQD, encoded by the coding sequence GTGAGCGAAGCGATCATTACGGGCGCCACCAGCGCCGAAGGCCGCCTCGACAAGGCACTGGCTGACGCCAGTGGCCTGTCGCGTGAGCGGATCAAAGCGTTGCTTGCAGAGGGCTGCATCACCGTTTCCGGCTCCGTCGTATCGCAGCCTTCGCTCAAGATCGCGCAAGGGACGCCCTTCGCGATCGACGTCCCGCAAGCTGCTCCTGCCGAAGCAGAGGCGCAGGATATCCCGCTGGTGATCGCCTTCGAGGACGAGCACCTGATCGTCGTCGACAAGCCTGCCGGCCTCGTGGTCCATCCCGCCGCCGGCAATCTGGACGGCACGTTGGTCAACGCGCTGCTGCACCACTGTCACGGTCAACTCTCGGGCATCGGCGGCGTGGCACGCCCGGGGATTGTCCACCGGATCGACAAGGACACCTCTGGCCTGCTGGTCGCCGCCAAGACCGACGTTGCCCATGAGGGACTCGCCAGGCAGTTCGCCGACCATTCCATCGTACGCGCCTACCGGGCGGTCGTGTCGGGTCATCCGCGCTCGACGGCGGGGCGGATCGAAGGTGCCATCGCCCGATCTAGTACTAATCGCAAGAAGATGGCTCTCGTCGAAGACGGCCGCGGCAAGCACGCAGTCACCCACTACAAGGTGCTGGAACGGCTGAAATCCGCGGCTTTGGTGGAGTGCAGGCTCGAGACCGGACGCACGCATCAGGTGCGCGTTCACATGGCGTCAATCGGTCATGCGCTACTAGGAGATCCGACGTATGGACGCACACCTTCCCAGCTGCGACCGCTCCTCGACCGGCTACAATTCCAGCGGCAAGCTTTGCACGCCGCGGAACTCGGCTTCGTCCATCCCGTTAAAGGAGAAACGGTCCACCTCGTCAGCCAGTTACCGGAAGATATGGTAACTCTGATCAGGGAATTGCAAGACTGA
- the rpoH gene encoding RNA polymerase sigma factor RpoH: MTKERNLPAVPSLGGEQSLNRYLSEIKKFPVLAPEQEYMLAQRYREHEDREAAAQLVTSHLRLVAKIAMGYRGYGLPVSELISEGNIGLMQGVKKFEPERGFRLATYAMWWIKASIQEYILRSWSLVKMGTTAAQKKLFFNLRRMKKNLDAYEDSDLHPEHVAAIATKLGVSETEVVNMNRRMMMGGDASLNVSLREEGEGQWQDILQDDNPLQDEIVAEAEEKTVRHDLLVEAMDSLNERERDILTERRLTDDPKTLEELSQVYHVSRERVRQIEVRAFEKLQKAMNRIATDKRLLPALG; this comes from the coding sequence GTGACTAAGGAACGCAATCTGCCAGCCGTTCCCTCACTCGGGGGCGAGCAGAGCCTCAATCGCTACCTCTCCGAGATCAAGAAGTTCCCGGTGCTGGCGCCCGAGCAGGAATACATGCTCGCCCAGCGTTACCGCGAACATGAGGATCGTGAGGCGGCGGCGCAACTGGTGACCAGCCACCTGCGCCTCGTAGCCAAGATCGCCATGGGCTACCGCGGCTACGGCCTGCCGGTGTCCGAGCTGATCTCCGAAGGCAACATCGGCCTGATGCAAGGCGTCAAGAAGTTCGAGCCGGAGCGCGGCTTCCGCCTGGCAACGTATGCGATGTGGTGGATCAAGGCTTCGATCCAGGAGTACATCCTGCGCTCGTGGAGCCTCGTCAAAATGGGCACCACCGCCGCGCAGAAGAAGCTGTTCTTCAACTTGCGCCGCATGAAGAAGAACCTCGACGCTTACGAGGACTCGGACCTGCATCCCGAGCACGTGGCGGCCATCGCGACCAAGCTCGGCGTGTCCGAGACTGAAGTGGTCAACATGAACCGCCGCATGATGATGGGCGGCGACGCGTCGCTCAACGTCTCGCTGCGCGAGGAAGGCGAAGGCCAGTGGCAGGACATCCTGCAGGACGACAATCCGCTGCAGGACGAGATCGTCGCCGAGGCCGAGGAGAAGACCGTGCGCCACGACCTGCTGGTCGAGGCCATGGACTCGCTCAACGAGCGTGAGCGCGACATTCTCACCGAACGTCGCCTGACCGATGACCCGAAGACGCTCGAGGAGCTGAGCCAGGTCTATCATGTCAGCCGCGAGCGAGTGCGCCAGATCGAGGTGCGCGCGTTCGAAAAGCTGCAGAAGGCGATGAACCGTATCGCTACGGACAAGCGGCTGTTGCCCGCGCTTGGTTGA
- a CDS encoding glutathione S-transferase family protein, protein MTVTITAFESSPDRGRGLARDMRVRWALEEVGQPYEVRLLSFAEMKEPAHLALQPFGQIPSYEEDGLVLFETGAIVLHIASRRTGLLPQDEAARKRAVAWMFAALNTVEPPIVEHSMALVLERDKPWFAARMPMLEQRVDQRLEQLSRALGDAEWLECGFSAGDLMMVSVLLRIRSSGLLSAYPNLEAYLARGEARPAYQRAFAAQLTAFERSRAER, encoded by the coding sequence ATGACCGTGACCATCACTGCCTTCGAAAGCTCACCCGACCGCGGCCGAGGCCTGGCGCGCGACATGCGGGTGCGCTGGGCACTCGAGGAGGTCGGCCAGCCCTACGAAGTACGGCTGCTCTCGTTCGCGGAGATGAAGGAGCCGGCGCATCTGGCGCTCCAACCATTCGGTCAAATCCCCAGCTACGAGGAGGACGGGCTCGTCCTGTTCGAGACCGGCGCGATCGTGCTCCATATCGCCTCGCGGCGCACAGGGCTGCTGCCGCAAGACGAGGCGGCGCGGAAGCGTGCGGTCGCATGGATGTTCGCAGCACTCAACACGGTGGAACCGCCGATCGTCGAACACTCGATGGCGCTGGTCTTGGAGCGCGACAAGCCCTGGTTCGCTGCGCGCATGCCGATGCTGGAGCAGCGGGTAGACCAGCGCCTGGAGCAGCTATCGCGCGCGCTCGGCGATGCCGAGTGGCTCGAATGCGGCTTTAGCGCAGGTGACCTGATGATGGTTTCCGTGCTGCTGCGGATCCGAAGCTCAGGCTTGCTGAGCGCCTATCCCAATCTTGAAGCCTATCTCGCGCGCGGGGAAGCCAGGCCCGCGTACCAGCGTGCGTTTGCTGCCCAGCTCACGGCCTTCGAGCGCAGTAGAGCGGAACGTTAA
- a CDS encoding M67 family metallopeptidase: MTVEVTSGVLATLREEAERAAPRECCGLLLGQGRRIEQALPAANVSPEPLTRFEIDPIALLGAHKAARAGGPEVIGYYHSHPSGHPVPSATDCEHSTGDLRVWAIVAGGEVAFWRDSGNGFTPLSCQVVEG; the protein is encoded by the coding sequence ATGACGGTCGAGGTGACAAGTGGCGTCTTGGCCACACTGCGCGAGGAAGCGGAGCGGGCGGCTCCGCGCGAGTGCTGCGGCCTGCTGCTGGGGCAGGGGAGGCGGATCGAGCAAGCGCTGCCCGCCGCCAATGTTTCGCCCGAACCGCTCACCCGCTTCGAGATCGATCCCATTGCTCTGCTAGGCGCGCACAAGGCGGCGCGGGCCGGTGGCCCGGAGGTGATCGGCTATTACCACTCGCATCCCAGCGGGCATCCGGTGCCGTCGGCGACCGACTGCGAACATTCCACCGGCGATTTGCGCGTCTGGGCCATCGTCGCGGGTGGCGAGGTTGCTTTCTGGCGCGATAGCGGGAATGGATTTACGCCACTTTCCTGCCAGGTTGTCGAAGGCTAG